Below is a genomic region from Raphanus sativus cultivar WK10039 chromosome 4, ASM80110v3, whole genome shotgun sequence.
GGATTGAGCAAAGTGTTGCAAGGATGATGACAGTGATTGATCTTGCTCGGAACATTCGTGAGCGTCATAAGCTACCCTTGAAAACTCCTCTAATGTGAGTGTTGAACTTTATCTCTATACTGCTTTTGCAGCATCTGTTTGGTCAGCCTATGCTgaacaaaaaagtaaaaaaaagtaaCACATGCTTAACCTTGTTGTATCAGGGAAATCATTGTAGTTCATCCGGATGCAGAATTCTTGGATGACATAACTGGAAAACTAAGAGAGGTCTGTGGTGTATCTTCTcgaagtttattttatttatattattatgcgtatataaaaattatatctacAAGTAATTTGTGAGGTTGTTAATGTAATCAGCAAAGCATGTGTCTACAGTTATTTTGTTTCTCTTAATATTCAAAGAAACAATACATTCCATtttgattttcctttttttgcaGTATGTCTTGGAAGAGCTTAATGTAAGATCTCTTGTGACATGCAATGATACTCTGAAGTATGCGTCTCTAAAAGCAGAACCAGATTTCAGGTTTGGTCAAGTTTTTCTCCCtgccttttttttctttttaaagttttgtACTCAATGTAGaaaacaattttgatttattcatTGATCTATAGTGTATTGGGAAAACGGCTTGGGAAGTCAATGGGGCTTGTTGCAAAACAAGTTAAAGAAATGTCTCAGCAAGATATCTTAAGATTCCAGGAGGCCGGAAAAGTGACTATTGCTGGACACACGCTGGAGCTAACAGATATCAAGGTATCTGAGAATCTCATCCTATGCTTTTCTCTTTTAATGAAGAATATGCTGTGAcactttttcttttgtcttgttCAGATTGTCAGGCTTTTCAAACGTCCGGATGGTTTGAAAGATACTGAGATTGATGCAAATGGAGATGGTACGGGTTTTACCTtgtctatttttttgtttaaatcttTAAATCTGATTACGGGTGCTCGCTCTACTGTTAATGATATTAACATGTAACATTTGCTTTCGTTAATGATGCAGGTGATGTTTTGGTGCTTTTGGATCTACGACCAGATGATTCGTTGTACGAAGCAGGTGTTGCTCGTGAGgtaaaaatagataataatcCCGTAATACGcctaataagaaaaaaaatacattttctaatAAGAATGATGTTGTTATATAATCGATGGATGGATTTGttcccttttctttttctgtatCTAATCAATTTTCCGTAGCTGTGCTTATGAGTTCTTCTTTCCCTGTGTGTTATATGTATAGATTGTCAATAGGATCCAAAAACTAAGGAAGAAGTCAGGTCTGGAACCAACAGACTTTGTGGAAGTGTACATTGAATCATTGGACAAGGGTGAATCTGCTTTGCAACAAGTTCTGAGCTCTCAGGTAATTGCTTTTGTTCGTTTTAAGTTTCCCAACTTGTCAAGTGCATTGCtataagaaaaagagagaatatCTTATCGTTCATCTTTTATTGGGCAGGAACAATACATTAAGGATACAATTGGTTCATCTTTGCTTCCGTCTACATTGATGCCATCTCATGTAGtaagtcatcatcatcatcaacaacacgCCTGCGCTAATAAGTCAGAAACCTAATGAATGATCTGTNNNNNNNNNNNNNNNNNNNNNNNNNNNNNNNNNNNNNNNNNNNNNNNNNNNNNNNNNNNNNNNNNNNNNNNNNNNNNNNNNNNNNNNNNNNNNNNNNNNNGTTTTGCTCCGGTTCGCGTTTCTGTTGTCTAGGGTTTGAAGTAGTTCAAAGGCCTTTGAGATTTCGTTAGATCGAACAATTCTCACAGCGTGAAGACAATTCTGTCTCGAACGGAGGTTGGTCTCGTTGGAGGCTCGGTTTTGTTTTTTCGAGATCCGACGAAACACAGGTTTCAGTTTGGGTTTATTCCGGCGGCGCTTGTGGCGGAGAAGATCAAATTGAGGCGGTTGGTTTGTGTGTCGCACTAACCGAGCAGATTTCTCTCTCGATTGGAGCCTCCCTGTTTCTTTCTCCGACGAGGTCGTACGGGTGGTGGAGTGGGAGATTGCGGCAGACTAGCGGGAGCTAGGGTTTCCTGCGCTTTGGGCCTCGGGCCGATTTGTAATGTTGGGCCTGGTTGTGTTTATGGGCTTTTAAAACTTTGGCTTTGGgccttttttaatataaattctaGAGGGGAAAAAAAATTTGCTGCAAGAAAGAGGAAATAAGTTATAGCAAAGGAATTGTTGGTTCGTTTGTGTTTGGAAACAGACTTTGATAATGTGAGGGCATGTGATTGATAACATTATCTCACACTCATTAATAACGTAGGGTCTCTGATTATGAAATGTCATAAATATCCGTAaccctctttctctctctctatctcatCTGCACTGCACGCAACTTCGACGTTACGTAAATCTGGTATCTGAGTCTGAGGTTTTCCCATTTCCATATCCGTACACTGCCTGCCACCATGTTAGGACTACTTACTAGCTATCTTTTTAAAAGTACTATAGCacacttttctctcttttctttttaattagagCTTCATAACTAATGACATTTtcttataactaaaaatatgttgtttccaaaaaaacacacaaatatatataatagtataatacACGCTTATATGGATAACTGATAAATTGGAACTAACATTTGATAATACATGGGCCATAGTTGCAGACGAAGAAGCCTTTTTGTAGGTCCTTCACACCGCCATGTTCATGGAGTTTTTTGTTTAATCTTATTGTCAACGAGTTGTGTACTTTATTactcaattatatatatatatatatatatatacaagaagCCGAGCTAAGTTAGGATGTGTCTAAGGTGGCAGATAGTGTCGATCTTGGCGATAAACTCTATTATTCCTTGTCTGAATCATAAGAAACTTTCTTCACCACGATGTATAGGTTAGATAACATTAATGCACCTTTGTAAGATTTTCTAAACCTCCTTTACCAAGAAGCTCACTGTTCTTGAAACCCTTTGTGGCAATGTAGAGATCCTTGTAAGCGAGACTATATGAGCCAAACTGAGTCTTCCAATCATCAAGAACTTCTTCCTTCTCAAGAACATTATGTATGTCTTGATATATAATCACTAAGAAGTCCTGGAAGACAATATGTCTGATGCATTCCCATTGAGCTTGAAGGTCCAACCAAGAATATTGTGAGATGAAAGAACAGATCCCGTTGATGAAGTGAAGCCAACATACATCCACTCCAGGAGATATTGCGATAAATCTTAATTTGGTTACAGAAAGCAATGAAATATTTGTCTTAGCGTCATTAAGAGGATAAATTGTGAATTTCAGTTGTTACTTAAGGAATCATATTCAACCCAAACTAGTATCGGTTTTCAATTCATAAGAGAGATATCTTTACCATAGTACCATCTTCTTTGTGATAAATCTGATACAGCTGATTTCTCTGATATTTATCTATTGATGTAGATACCAACATGGTTCTCATCCGTGTTACTGAACTCAATGGTATGGACTACAGGCCTGTTCTTTTTATGATCGCTGACGCAGCATCAGCGTCTCAAAATTTACTCATCAAAATCGAAAAGATATATGGTGGAGAACAAACGAGTTGCCGCTGCGATCACCTTTTACAAGGGTCGCCGGTGTTTTCCGTGACGCTGTGTAAACAAGCGACAGTTAAAAGAGAGCTGCGTCTGATATTAATGAAGGAAAGTAGGACGCCAGCGGTATTCTCCACATATTTGGGCAAAAAGTCAGTTATAATTTGGTCATTCACCGCTGCGTCAGCGATCGTAAAAAGAACAGGCCTTACAACATGTTGTGACAATTTTCCTTTACGTTGCAAGGCAGTGTGCTATAGGGCAAGCTTTTGGTAGGACAAGTGGCAAAAGCAAATCATTCGCCTCAGATGTTTTTTGGGCTTTAGATGTTTAAGGCCAAGTTTCTAACATAAGCAGAACACTATGACATATTATTGggcttttgattttgatttaatGGGCCTTGTGAAATCTCTTGTATTTCTCTCGCATTTACATCAGCTTTCTCATGAACAAAAGAAACGAACAAAGTACAAACCGTAATAAAACTTTGTCTCGACGCCCATCACACTCAAATGTATAGTCACATTCATCGAGTAACTTTAAGCCGTCGGTCGTTTCAAAATATGTCAAGAATCTCACTGATCGGACGGTTACAAAGAGGACACGAGCCCCGGTTCAGCCACAGCTCTCTGGAGCAAACTCTGCAAAAAGTGTGTCCACATGGGATAAACGCAGCGCCTCTCTTTCTTCCCATACACACGCAGCACACCGTATCACTCCCCGCAGCTAACGCCGTCGATATCTCCGTCTCCCTTCCGTCATCAACCGCTCTCTCCGCCGTCTCGTCCAGCAACCTCATCAACGACACTCTCGTCGGCGTCATGTCAGCCTCCGCCGGATGATATCTCTCCGCCTCTAACGCCGTCGCGAGGTtcatacccgaacccgacccgggAGCGAATCGGGCTTCGGTTTGCTCTTCTTCGAGTTCGTCTTCGCTCCTAGAGGTTGTTGTTGGGCTGTGGAGAGTAGTTGCAGTGTTGTTGGGCTGACGATGGAGACTCCTGATGGGCCCACAGCATCCGATGCATTTGAATCTCAGCCGTTCTTTGAGAGTCCGCTTCCTCCTTGTGCGATCCACACCGCTCATCTGGCGCCGGAGCAAGTCAAGAAACGTCGTCGTCGTGCGGTGCGTCtccgtcgtcgtcgtcatctGACTCGTTCCCGGTTCGAGTTCGCTCATTTATCTCGACTCAGTTGTAACAAACTCTAAAGAAGCTCTCTCTGATAGTGAAACGGAATCATACACTGTGTGGATGAGGGGAGAGAGATTGTTGAGATCTTTGGGTCTCGCGGGGGATTATAAAAGgcttttcttagcttcttttgcttttcattttttctttaaaatgaattatatatctttttggGTCAAAGTTGCTTCCGAATATATTACTTCCCacattaatagtatttaaacatatttaataattagAGAATTCAcactcaaataaaataaaaatctcaaataGAGGAGTCAAatattatatagaatttaaaCTTGCATAAAGTTGAGCTTTTGTTTACAGAAACAAATCTATGTgattatcaattttaaaaatattttctatagtattttatactaagatttcttttgtcaaaaaagaTTAATTAGCGAATTGATCACCAGACAAAGCCGTACGCTATGGTGCAACTATAATGGTATTAtttcggttttttttttaaataaaactataacgtattgacaaaaaagaatataatgttAGTTCTTCTGAATTTCGGgtagaaacaaacaaaaaaatcctaCTGGAGGTGAAAGGAATATTGTTTTACGAAAAAGTTAATGCTGTTTCTGTAACTGTacgtcttgttttttttttttttaaacaaaaaaaactttgaagagtctcgaataaaaacaaaatccaagAATAATTAcaattgattatttataaaagatatCCTCAATCAGATTTCAAAGTTTCAAACGCAATTAAAAGAGATCATTAATCGGACAAAGACCAAAACTAAACAAACGCTAAAATCTGAAATGAAGGCGGATGATTTCAAATTAATAACAACCGGACCGATGAAATCTCAATACCGTTTCATATACCGGACCAATGAAATCTCAATATGAACCGATGGcggaaaaaataatttgaaaacagaaaaagaaaaaggaaaaagagaagTAAATTATAAAGAGGGCGCGTGATTCAAAGCTTTTCCCACGTGAAATGTCCCGTATACGACGTCGTATTCTCGTTACACTTTCCCCCATCAAAAACCAAGAAAGTGAAGAGAGAGAATGGCAACGCTAATACCAAAGAGCTTTTTGCGGGAATGATACATTcaatgattttgtatatttggATTCAATTaatgttgcatctgtgtgtcttaaatctctgttgtagcagtaaaatgcccagcactcgtGGATCGGACGTAGTCCGACCGAGTGCGGGCGATACTCGTTATCAAGGTTGACATCTGGGGGGTGCGGGGGCCGTAGGTCTCCGCGGTACGgtatgccttttcggtttaggaaagttactatttttATTGGAAAAAGGAAATCGGatttttgaggctgtataaatatgggtctaagggtttgtaaattataatcacatcattaataagaaaccctaaacgggtatttgcctcaatacgttttcttctctattcttcttccaACCTAAACGACAGCTGTTCACAACAATTAATCTTTTATGTTTTGCTACTTGATTTAGTTTGTAATGTTTTTCTTGATGCAGTCTACAATACCTTCACAACGAGCCTCCTCAGGAACAACACATCCTGATTTTCACTACATTCTTCGTCGTCTAAAATGGAGTGTGGAGAGACTTCCTAGAGTCTGACTAGCTCTCATTGTCTTGCAATGCTCCGCTTCATCGTATCTTATGTTCACAAACACATCGTATAATTAAGTTCTCTGTGCCCCCAAACATAATCACAACACAATGTTAGAGAATCTTAAAAAAGCAACACCAAAGTTAAAGCCAGACTAATCTTATACACATATAGAAGACAGTCCATTATAGAATGCAGACTAGTGGATGCATTGACTGAAAGATCTTGAAGAGTTAAAAAGTTACCTATAACTGGTCTTCGAGTATTGGGAGCTCTGGATGTTTGGAATTCATCTGCAGACATAAGAGAGCCACTTTGCGAGGGAATAATGACTTTGGGAACTCAAAGGAACATTGATAAAACCAAACAAGGATGAAAGAACTTACCAAATAAGTACAAGTCACTTCCAGTGTAGTATTTTACTGCTATATCAGGTGCAGGAGAATTTTTCAACTCCtaagttcagaaaaaaaaatctaaaaattgtGAGTTCTTACTTCCATGATGAGCAAGTGGTGCATCTCATTCCCGCTCTCAGCAAAATGGACTTTCAAATAATCTGCTCTCCTCCACCAACCAAAGGTCTCGTACGTGTGTAGCACTGACGTAAAGCAATACATAAACTAACATTATACTCTTGCAAGAATAAGGAGGAACTGAAACAAGAAACGGATGGATTTACCAAAATAAGGCACTGGTTTCAAGAACAAAGAACCTTGCATAGATTCGATCACGGTACAATGTGTCGAGTATCTTAATCACCGAGTCCTGGTTGGAGAACAAAAAAGAGACAGCGATTAACTTGACGCACAAGATAACTTCCAGTGATttgaacacacacacacacacaaaaagggTCATAAAGCCCTTACAGTAAGGAAGACATTAACTCCTTGCTCAAGCTTGATGATCCAAGACTCTAGAGCACTTGTTGAAGAACTCACATTTGGCTCCTCAAATGGTACTTTACCAGGAAAGCCCTCCCACGGCTTTAAACAATTCCTCCACCACAACTTTCTCTCCATCGTCTTGCGAAATCGTTGCTTGAACTCGATGAACGTTCCTGAACGTTCCAAAGACAGCAATGAATCACAGGCTCTGGACGCGAGGAGACGCCTGCAGTCGCCACCGTAGCTGCCGTCTCCGTCAAGGAACTCACTATTTGAAGAACGTATTAGCG
It encodes:
- the LOC108851985 gene encoding uncharacterized protein LOC108851985, producing the protein MSELEPGTSQMTTTTETHRTTTTFLDLLRRQMSGVDRTRRKRTLKERLRFKCIGCCGPIRSLHRQPNNTATTLHSPTTTSRSEDELEEEQTEARFAPGSGSGMNLATALEAERYHPAEADMTPTRVSLMRLLDETAERAVDDGRETEISTALAAGSDTVCCVCMGRKRGAAFIPCGHTFCRVCSRELWLNRGSCPLCNRPISEILDIF